The segment CCATTCTTATTTGACGCAAATGAAGCATAATACTCGCTGGAAACAGCAAGGCTTTTCCTGTGACCCCTTATGTCACGCGTCGACTTCTCATAAGCACGACCACTGACCTGCTACATCTGCTCCACAGCCACcaaacacagtcagacacagtctctttaacagaaaaaaaggaaacgaTTGTTCATTGTAGACGCTCTAAACACATCCTGATGAGTTCCACGGGGACTTCTCCTGGCTTTGCGGCGAAGATCCTATGATAAAGCTATGACTTGGGCTACCGAGTTAGCCTCTTCACTTCTGGGTGGCCACAGCCAGACGCATTGCGCCTAATCACATCTGATTGTATTTACACTCCTCTGCATAGTTGGAAATGGATGATATCAGCAAAACAAGCTATTATTTGCAAAACAGGCAGGAGAGATCTACATTCAATACCTACTCAAAACAGTCAAAGCATTTCTTTAAGCGCTTTAAGGGAGGACGGCTGGTACTTTCGGCGACACTTGAGCCCTTTTCCCTACGCCATTATGAGTTCTTGTGATTGAAGTCTGCTTACAACACAGGTAAACAAAGCACAGGCCTGATGGCTTTTATGCTCTGCGTGAGGGCCACTTTAAAAACCATTAACATACTTCAATGGACTAAACATTTATTAGAAGGATGGAATTTAAAAAGTTCCAGATGCATCCTGCCGTACAGTGACAGTCCATGATATATAATAGATAGAACAGTCCACGTACAACTGGTGCTGTTAGGACAAAAATCTTCTATTAATGAGAAGAAGCTTAGGCTTGtgttacatttgtgtttgttcgGGTATAAAGTCAATTTAAGCACAATTAGTATCGCAGTTTGGATAAAGATATTCATCTACTCTGGCTCACCTTGATTGAGGTTGCGCTGTGCGGGGAGCCTTCTCTTGACAGGCCAGGAATTTTGTCTGAAGACACAAgaaagggacaaaaaaaagtttgacacaATGAGACCTAAATGCGGGATAAAAATAACATGATATGGACTAAGAAAATGATAAACTAGCGAAATGAGAAAAATGGCAGGAAGCAGAAATTCAATGGAAAGAAAGCGACAATTAGTATGTCTGGAAAGTAAGTATGTGCTTATGGTAAATCAGGGCTCTGTAAAAAGGTGTTGAGTTTTGGTTTCAGGATCCAGGCAGGTACCGAGGCTAGAACATCTGGAACAATCAAGAAACAGATGGTTCATCACCGTGCTCTGAACACCAGTGGGTGGATACACTGCGACGtacattttctctcttgtaCAGATTCCTTCTCATCAAATCAGACACCGCCTCCTCTCTCACTTTCCATTTGTCCTTCTACCAACTGTCCTCAAGCATTAGAGGCTTTGCGGCCGACCGACCGACCAAGTCTACCAACAAACCCGAGCTCTGAAATCCTCgctatgaaacaaaaaacactccgATGTGGAAGCTTTGGCTTCAGGAATATCCATCAGACATCCTATACTCTTTCCGTGTTCTTCCACACACGACCCGGTGGCATCTTTATGAGGCCTGACAAAGTGGCAGACAGAGCAGGGAGGAAGGCTGGCTGCTGGACACATTAGAaacgctctctgtctctctcaggttaCACAGACTGGGAATAGGTTAAGTTTAACGATTGTAACCTTTGTAtatttctgaaaagaaaaaaaaaaaatcctctgcATGTCAACTCATCCCGCTTTCGTTACTttatagtgaaaaaaaaaatcaattaaatgaaATGGTACAGAGATGGCACTTAAATTATCtaggttaaaaaacaaaacaaaacgcaCAGCCAAACTGAATttgatgcagcttttctatCCTGTCTAGAACAACTGTACTTACCGGCCATCTTGCTCTGAGAATAAGTCTCTTCATATCCTGTAGAAAGACCAAACCGCAGGGTCACTGGCTGTGTATATAATAACTAGGCCTTTTTTGATCTTACAGCAATCTAGCAAGCACACTCACTCCCCTGATGCTTCGCTAAAAATATGATTAATGATGTTCTTTCTGCTTTCAAGAGGTTACAATCATGCATTTTGAATTACCAAACATTCTTGCCATGTAAGCATGATTAACCTCGCTCTGAGGTCCGCTAAATTCAATTCACGAGTAAAAAGCACCAGTCAAAATGGATATTTGAAAAAGGAGAGATGACGAGCACCGGAGATGGTAACAgacctaaaaaaaacccactctGCTACTTGTGGAAACAGGGAACTTGGAAGGTTGAGATCTATAAAACTTACAAAACAACCAACAAAGGGAGCATGCAGTAAACAAGGAGATACGTTAGCACCTTTTTCTATAGATTCAGGAGTTATCATTAGCCTGGTGCCAAATTAGTTTTATAACCCACAGTGTGTCCAGAGTCAGAAagatcaataaaaacatttaatacaaaTCCGACAGGCATCGAAATTGCTTGCCGCTTCTGTCAATTGTTATttccagagcagacaaactgtAATGCACACAGCATCACGTCTGAACTGACTAATGTGGGACAACATAATGGCATCTTTCTTCTTTGGtggagacattaacttaaatcTTCACATATTGAATTTCTGTGGGAACCATGTAAAGTGCTAATGTACCTCCACAACAGGAAGTAGGAATGACATAAAAGGGAACTTAACTCATATTCATAATGCATCTTGCTTTGGACCTGGGTGACAGGATTTTGCCCAAGTTTCTTTAATCATGGTTGGAATTCTTTTGATCCATTATTCTGACTGTCCGAATTCATAGGTTATATTGTATGCGTtccattttattctttaaaaaggtttaaacatttcaaaacatctaCGGGCATTTAATTCATTCTAGCTTTCATCCTTGCATCCTTCTCCAGATTTCAGCCAGACCTCTTTGGAGTGTAGGAAGCCACAACATTTTCCCCTCTGACATGACAAGGATGCAAGGAGATGTGTGAGGAACAACAAATCAGCTCGCTGTCACCCAAGTCCAAGCTTTTTCTCATGGCTCAATGTACAGACCCAAAGTGTCATGTCCAGTCTGTTGAGGAAAGAGTGCCCCCCAGAGGGGGGGCTCTGAAACACCTGCGTAACCCTCTGGACCGTCCACACCTGAAAAGCCAGTCAGCCGGATTATCAGTCATTGATAAGGCAGTGAAATAATAGAGAGGTCTTCTTGACAATGCTTGTACATTTTGGGGGCCTGAATGGTCTTTTTCAAATTTTTGTATACAGTGCTGCTTTTCAAATAAGGTTGCAATCAATGAGTGCATGTTCTTTTTGTGATTTACaggcaaaaaatgttttaaataaaattaaaactggAGGGAGTAAATgatttcaaaaaatgttttgtcatctGTACATTTAAGGATTTGTCAGCTGCAACAAATCTTGCATCCACACCACATCAGGGGAGGGGAAACTCTAAGTTCTACATACTCTTGCCTTGCTGTGTGGGAAATGGCAGACTCTTGGCTCTGTCAGGTGAGTAGCCTCTGCTGCTGACACTGGAGCCGGAGCGACTGTGGGGGGAGCGGGCCACCTCGCGGCGGACAGGGGAGCGCTCTCTGATTGGTGGGAACGGGGCTGCCTTTCTCCTGTAGTggtctctgtcctctctggaaaaaaaacagatgacagcGTCTCATAATTGGAGAGGACATACATAAGAATGCCTTATGCAATGATATGatatttgaatttattcataCCCTCTGTCCAGGTTGAGGATGGCTTGCACTAGTGTGTCTTCGCCGCTCTCTGGAAGTGATCTGGGTGCTGGGTAGATGCCCTGGTTTCGCACGCCATGAGGCGGAGGTGCACGGGCACTGCAggagtaaaaacacacaaacgtgtGGTCGGCtgcagacacatactgtacacaaacaagGTTTAAAATGGCAGCAAGTACTATTTGGTCACTTTATACAAGCAACCTTAAAATACCAGTACTGCCAGGGTACAGCCTGCCTTACAGGGATGTGAatttcaacataaaataaacatttatatgcATTGTGCACATTTTTATCTTGGCTTTAACAGATGTTTTACCACTCTGTGTATTCCGTACAATTCCAGTCTCTGTGTGCCCCTTTTCCTAACTCCCCACTACCGTTcaactgacctctgacctttactCACACCAATCCCCATGCCGGAAATGACCTCAGTGTCCTTTCACAGCTTGAAATATTTGTTTAGAGCGAAAGCCCCGTTCTGCCTGCTGGGTGGTGAATTTAATCAGTTTAATTTGTCTGacggtgtgttttttttttaagattagtCCCTGATTTAAGAGATTTAAGCTGAatcatttcacttttcacatGTCATTAAACTACACTGGACTGTCTACATCTAGAGTCATGCTAAATTGTGTTATATTATTTCACTTCTGGGTGGGTAAATGAACTTCAATTGACCATCAAAACTATCATTCATTTTGGCACCGTCACACAGCACAAGTGCAAccttaaaacaaatgaagaattaattattttccaccatcagtttttgttttactgttctAAAGCACACCTGCATTAAAAATTATACGTCTTAATGTTTTAGAGAATAATAATTTacctgaaaacataaaaaaataaataatgccatTCTTTAAAAATCATAGAAACCACTttaaatgaacaacaaaaagcagcatCTACATTGATCACAATCAATGTTCCcctcaatattttatttttacttctatCGAACAATGATGGCAAAACATGCATTTGTTAAtgtcatctgtgttttctttggctTTGCCCATAAACGGCTAGAAAGTTTGTTTATTGAAATGACTGAGTGAGACTCAATGAATTGCGTCAACTAAAATCTGTGGCCTTGATTTTTGCAACCCAATCCGTAGCCTAAATACGGCTGAGAACTGTAGCTCGACTGAAAAGTCATCTAAGCTATAAAAGTGTTGAGCCAGGTGAGTCCAGGAGAAATATGAATCGGGTCAGACAGGCCAATACGGGTCAGAGCAGACCATGATTTATGATTGCTGCTATGTAAaccaacatttcaaacacatacTGAGAACGGAGGCGCACTCCAGCAGAAACCCCCCGCCCCCTGCCTAGAAATTAAACACAGAGGACTTGTTCACAACACAAGCACATAGAGAAAGACTGACCCCTGCTGTCCATAATGACGCCATccaatttaaataaagttatagGAACTATGactttgtattttctttccaaaaaataaatcctgtCTACTAAGTCAAACAGATGCAGTTTACCCAAACTCCATAGGTCGTCCTGGGTGTGGGTCTTCCCTGGGTCCTCTGTAAGGATACTCCTCCTATAAAAAAGATAATATCCATGAGTGACTTTTGATGGCACTTTTTCTTTAAGCGATTTtgataaacaaatacaaatgttcTGGAAATTAGTTAGAATTAATCTGTCTGAAACTATAAGCAATGcaacacattttgattttaaaacactCCCCTATTTAACAGCATTTTATGgatccaaaaacaaaatatatcaagACATACAGTAGGTGCCTGACTTTATAAACATGTCTTGAAATTGAAATGTCACAAGTGATATgcgttataaaaattagggttatactggggttcagatgtttttaaaatcacataatGTGTGTATGCGGGTCCTTTAGACAAAGGGATATTCTGCTGACTGCTGATTAGAGACATGAGAAAGACGTTATGATGCTATCTGTATCtatggggaggtgtccgagacagcccattttagtGTGTACAAGAACTAATTGTCAAGGCTCttctgggagcctttttctctgtaaccccttttgtgtgttgcactgttaaacgctccttcttgtacaagaataataaattcaactttgatacttcgaatccagtcttccttattgaaGAGTCATTTGAAAATTCAATATGCATATATTAAATATCTGGTTACAATATAGCAGACAGTGTGGCTAGTAAGATTTTCAACTGTAGCGCCCTCAGCTGGACAGAGATGAGTATGCATATTATCATGTTAATACCAACAGTATTAACATGATATGTATTACAGTAGGCTAAAGAACAATGTTAAAATTGCATGCCGTTTACAGTCTCACCCTCCTCGAAGGTGGACCAGTTCTCCGTTCAGCAGGGAAATGAAGACCGTCGTTATGATAGCCCCTCTGATCTTCATGGTAATTTCGTGGGCCTCCTCCATTCGGGAAAAAGCGCGGACCTCCTTCATATCCATCGTACCCACTGCGGCCACTATAGTCATCCTCTGGCCTGCCAAAAGGGCCCCTCCTCTCCACTGATCCAGATGCCCGTGGGTATGGACCCTACCaggatgaatacattttatgacTTTACATGTCAActtaacttgtttttttgttttttgtttttttttcccatttcagCGTTTCATTTCATAGATGTCTTCAGGCAGAAGCTGACTTCACCATGGCAACCTGTTCAAACTTCGGTCACCTGATGTACCTGACATAACCGTTGAAGTAGAACTTCGGTCACCTGATGTACCTGACATAACCGTTGAAGTAGAAAGTCCACCAGGCACTTCTGATGGAGTAAACCTAACTCACTGTCTATGCCTTTCACTGCCTGTTCCTGACgacaacagaaatatgaaaaattcaAAGAATGATTCTAAcgatatatttatattttttagcCTTCCTTCACCAAATGATGTCTGACATGGCTACTTGGGAAAACACTTTCCTACTTATGTTTACATGAACACATATTGCAACACGGTCAAGAGCGATGAAGAGAGAACAACTCACTGGTCTCTCTGTTAAAAAGCGTTCATCGTACACCTCTCGTATACTCCGGTCTCTCCTATACGTCACTGCAAAAGGAAAAAGAGTGAGAGACTCATGTAAATGTGGAAGGGtgccacaaaataaataacaacaataaagctTTTGTATGTTGATCTTTGTTCAACTCCTTTGTGCAGCAATAACACTTATATCACATAAGACACATTATCACTagacatttgatttgatttttaacttAATGACAACCACGGGACTggaaaatgttgtgttgtgacaCTTTAGCTTTGAGCCTGGTTAAATATAAACTGCAGCAAAGCAGCTCTTGCAAAAACTACTAGTTATAtttacagggttcccacacctttttccatgaacaaattcaagcacttttcaagcaccttcaagcaccagtttttccatttttccagcacctttaaataggtagcctaccagttgtgtttgccatgatggtcatgggaagcgcagcggtgccactgtatggcataataatatgggtctaattagcattatttcatatggtggtagattgactgttttgatttttaactaattgtgaattggcttgtattctcagcttgtgagcggtgtattgtgtaactaccatagcgcaataacagtgacagatagacatcacacaaatttcaagcattttcataaccttgaaaacactgaattgaaattcaagcattttcaaggaattcaagcacccgtgggaaccctgtattTAACATTGCAATATGAAAAAATGCTCTAAAAGTCGTAGCATTTCTTCAGTTTGATGTAAACATGAATGTAGAGGAAGGTGTTCATCACTCAACTACTTACTTTTGGACTTCTGTGAGTCGGACacaacctgtaaaaaaaaaaaaaagaagaggtttCTATAAAAACAATAGCTGAGGATTATTTAATGCAAAACAGTTGAATGTCCAGTTGACCCAACAACACCAGGATAAAAACACCCAGTTTATAAGTTATTATATGCTTTATATGTGACGTGTTTCTGTGATGAAATGAGCTGTAGCTTCATGTAGCACTGCTAGTTAGCTAGCCTCCATATATGCTGCAAACATCgccacatttttattttttttgacaccTGAGAGCAAGTTAACG is part of the Larimichthys crocea isolate SSNF chromosome XX, L_crocea_2.0, whole genome shotgun sequence genome and harbors:
- the pphln1 gene encoding periphilin-1 isoform X5, with translation MTYRRDRSIREVYDERFLTERPGPYPRASGSVERRGPFGRPEDDYSGRSGYDGYEGGPRFFPNGGGPRNYHEDQRGYHNDGLHFPAERRTGPPSRREEYPYRGPREDPHPGRPMEFGARAPPPHGVRNQGIYPAPRSLPESGEDTLVQAILNLDRGEDRDHYRRKAAPFPPIRERSPVRREVARSPHSRSGSSVSSRGYSPDRAKSLPFPTQQGKSVDGPEGYAGVSEPPLWGALFPQQTGHDTLGYEETYSQSKMADKIPGLSREGSPHSATSIKEENHPPEGEKEELLVAPVVEESQKLSADNFQERRALAIAAKAQAIEKVYRQDCETFGMVVKMLVAKDPNLEKQVQVPLRENLGEIRERCLEDLKHFISELDEAVRQPEPSVCDSITTATALTGHKLSKNAVNHSSSY
- the pphln1 gene encoding periphilin-1 isoform X9 encodes the protein MTYRRDRSIREVYDERFLTERPEQAVKGIDSELGLLHQKCLVDFLLQRLCQGPYPRASGSVERRGPFGRPEDDYSGRSGYDGYEGGPRFFPNGGGPRNYHEDQRGYHNDGLHFPAERRTGPPSRREEYPYRGPREDPHPGRPMEFGARAPPPHGVRNQGIYPAPRSLPESGEDTLVQAILNLDRGEDRDHYRRKAAPFPPIRERSPVRREVARSPHSRSGSSVSSRGYSPDRAKSLPFPTQQDKIPGLSREGSPHSATSIKEENHPPEGEKEELLVAPVVEESQKLSADNFQERRALAIAAKAQAIEKVYRQDCETFGMVVKMLVAKDPNLEKQVQVPLRENLGEIRERCLEDLKHFISELDEAVRQPEPSVCDSITTATALTGHKLSKNAVNHSSSY
- the pphln1 gene encoding periphilin-1 isoform X7 gives rise to the protein MTYRRDRSIREVYDERFLTERPEQAVKGIDSELGLLHQKCLVDFLLQRLCQGPYPRASGSVERRGPFGRPEDDYSGRSGYDGYEGGPRFFPNGGGPRNYHEDQRGYHNDGLHFPAERRTGPPSRREEYPYRGPREDPHPGRPMEFGARAPPPHGVRNQGIYPAPRSLPESGEDTLVQAILNLDRGEDRDHYRRKAAPFPPIRERSPVRREVARSPHSRSGSSVSSRGYSPDRAKSLPFPTQQGYEETYSQSKMADKIPGLSREGSPHSATSIKEENHPPEGEKEELLVAPVVEESQKLSADNFQERRALAIAAKAQAIEKVYRQDCETFGMVVKMLVAKDPNLEKQVQVPLRENLGEIRERCLEDLKHFISELDEAVRQPEPSVCDSITTATALTGHKLSKNAVNHSSSY
- the pphln1 gene encoding periphilin-1 isoform X4, with translation MTYRRDRSIREVYDERFLTERPEQAVKGIDSELGLLHQKCLVDFLLQRLCQGPYPRASGSVERRGPFGRPEDDYSGRSGYDGYEGGPRFFPNGGGPRNYHEDQRGYHNDGLHFPAERRTGPPSRREEYPYRGPREDPHPGRPMEFGARAPPPHGVRNQGIYPAPRSLPESGEDTLVQAILNLDRGEDRDHYRRKAAPFPPIRERSPVRREVARSPHSRSGSSVSSRGYSPDRAKSLPFPTQQGVDGPEGYAGVSEPPLWGALFPQQTGHDTLDKIPGLSREGSPHSATSIKEENHPPEGEKEELLVAPVVEESQKLSADNFQERRALAIAAKAQAIEKVYRQDCETFGMVVKMLVAKDPNLEKQVQVPLRENLGEIRERCLEDLKHFISELDEAVRQPEPSVCDSITTATALTGHKLSKNAVNHSSSY
- the pphln1 gene encoding periphilin-1 isoform X2 yields the protein MTYRRDRSIREVYDERFLTERPEQAVKGIDSELGLLHQKCLVDFLLQRLCQGPYPRASGSVERRGPFGRPEDDYSGRSGYDGYEGGPRFFPNGGGPRNYHEDQRGYHNDGLHFPAERRTGPPSRREEYPYRGPREDPHPGRPMEFGARAPPPHGVRNQGIYPAPRSLPESGEDTLVQAILNLDRGEDRDHYRRKAAPFPPIRERSPVRREVARSPHSRSGSSVSSRGYSPDRAKSLPFPTQQGVDGPEGYAGVSEPPLWGALFPQQTGHDTLGYEETYSQSKMADKIPGLSREGSPHSATSIKEENHPPEGEKEELLVAPVVEESQKLSADNFQERRALAIAAKAQAIEKVYRQDCETFGMVVKMLVAKDPNLEKQVQVPLRENLGEIRERCLEDLKHFISELDEAVRQPEPSVCDSITTATALTGHKLSKNAVNHSSSY
- the pphln1 gene encoding periphilin-1 isoform X8; protein product: MTYRRDRSIREVYDERFLTERPEQAVKGIDSELGLLHQKCLVDFLLQRLCQGPYPRASGSVERRGPFGRPEDDYSGRSGYDGYEGGPRFFPNGGGPRNYHEDQRGYHNDGLHFPAERRTGPPSRREEYPYRGPREDPHPGRPMEFGARAPPPHGVRNQGIYPAPRSLPESGEDTLVQAILNLDRGEDRDHYRRKAAPFPPIRERSPVRREVARSPHSRSGSSVSSRGYSPDRAKSLPFPTQQGKNKIPGLSREGSPHSATSIKEENHPPEGEKEELLVAPVVEESQKLSADNFQERRALAIAAKAQAIEKVYRQDCETFGMVVKMLVAKDPNLEKQVQVPLRENLGEIRERCLEDLKHFISELDEAVRQPEPSVCDSITTATALTGHKLSKNAVNHSSSY
- the pphln1 gene encoding periphilin-1 isoform X6, with the protein product MTYRRDRSIREVYDERFLTERPEQAVKGIDSELGLLHQKCLVDFLLQRLCQGPYPRASGSVERRGPFGRPEDDYSGRSGYDGYEGGPRFFPNGGGPRNYHEDQRGYHNDGLHFPAERRTGPPSRREEYPYRGPREDPHPGRPMEFGARAPPPHGVRNQGIYPAPRSLPESGEDTLVQAILNLDRGEDRDHYRRKAAPFPPIRERSPVRREVARSPHSRSGSSVSSRGYSPDRAKSLPFPTQQGKRYEETYSQSKMADKIPGLSREGSPHSATSIKEENHPPEGEKEELLVAPVVEESQKLSADNFQERRALAIAAKAQAIEKVYRQDCETFGMVVKMLVAKDPNLEKQVQVPLRENLGEIRERCLEDLKHFISELDEAVRQPEPSVCDSITTATALTGHKLSKNAVNHSSSY
- the pphln1 gene encoding periphilin-1 isoform X3, whose product is MTYRRDRSIREVYDERFLTERPEQAVKGIDSELGLLHQKCLVDFLLQRLCQGPYPRASGSVERRGPFGRPEDDYSGRSGYDGYEGGPRFFPNGGGPRNYHEDQRGYHNDGLHFPAERRTGPPSRREEYPYRGPREDPHPGRPMEFGARAPPPHGVRNQGIYPAPRSLPESGEDTLVQAILNLDRGEDRDHYRRKAAPFPPIRERSPVRREVARSPHSRSGSSVSSRGYSPDRAKSLPFPTQQGKSVDGPEGYAGVSEPPLWGALFPQQTGHDTLDKIPGLSREGSPHSATSIKEENHPPEGEKEELLVAPVVEESQKLSADNFQERRALAIAAKAQAIEKVYRQDCETFGMVVKMLVAKDPNLEKQVQVPLRENLGEIRERCLEDLKHFISELDEAVRQPEPSVCDSITTATALTGHKLSKNAVNHSSSY
- the pphln1 gene encoding periphilin-1 isoform X1; amino-acid sequence: MTYRRDRSIREVYDERFLTERPEQAVKGIDSELGLLHQKCLVDFLLQRLCQGPYPRASGSVERRGPFGRPEDDYSGRSGYDGYEGGPRFFPNGGGPRNYHEDQRGYHNDGLHFPAERRTGPPSRREEYPYRGPREDPHPGRPMEFGARAPPPHGVRNQGIYPAPRSLPESGEDTLVQAILNLDRGEDRDHYRRKAAPFPPIRERSPVRREVARSPHSRSGSSVSSRGYSPDRAKSLPFPTQQGKSVDGPEGYAGVSEPPLWGALFPQQTGHDTLGYEETYSQSKMADKIPGLSREGSPHSATSIKEENHPPEGEKEELLVAPVVEESQKLSADNFQERRALAIAAKAQAIEKVYRQDCETFGMVVKMLVAKDPNLEKQVQVPLRENLGEIRERCLEDLKHFISELDEAVRQPEPSVCDSITTATALTGHKLSKNAVNHSSSY